Genomic segment of Staphylococcus muscae:
GTGAAAGTACATCGACAAGCAAGTCAGCCAGCACAAGTAAATCAGCAAGCGAAAGCCTAAGTACATCGACAAGCAAGTCAGCAAGTACGAGCGTATCAAATAGCGAAAGTGAGAGCGCAAGTAAATTAGCTAGCGAGAGCGTAAGTACGTCAACAAGCAAATCAGCAAGCGAAAGCCTAAGTACATCGACGAGTAAGTCGGCAAGTACAAGCGTGGCGAATAGTCAAAGTGAAAGTGCATCAGTTAGTAAGTCAGCAAGTACAAGCCTTGTGAATAGCCAAAGTGCAAGTACAAGTAAATCGTCAAGTGAAAGTTTAAGCACATCAACAAGCAAGTCAGCAAGTACAAGTCTTTCAAATAGTCAAAGTGAGAGTGTAAGCAAATCAACATCGTTGAGTGAAAGTGTATCGATGAGTAAATCGGTAAGTACAAGCCTTGTGAATAGCCAAAGCGAAAGTGCATCAGTTAGTAAGTCAGCAAGTACAAGCCTTGTGAATAGTCAGAGTACAAGTGCATCAGTTAGTAAGTCAGCAAGTACAAGCGTGGCGAATAGTCAAAGTGAAAGTGCATCAGTTAGTAAGTCAGCAAGTACAAGTATTGCGAACAGCCAAAGTGAAAGTACAAGTAAATCGGCAAGCGAAAGCATAAGCACGTCGACAAGTAAGTCAGCAAGCACAAGCGTATCAAATAGCGAAAGTGAAAGCACAAGTAAATTGACAAGCGAAAGCATAAGCACGTCGACAAGTAAATCAGCAAGCACGAGCGTTTCGAACAGCCAAAGTGAAAGTACAAGTAAATCGGCAAGCGAAAGCATAAGCACGTCGACAAGTAAATCAGCAAGTACGAGCGTTTCGAATAGCGAAAGTGAAAGCACAAGTAAATCGGCAAGCGAAAGCGTAAGTGTATCGACAAGCAAGTCAGCAAGTACAAGTGTTTCAAATAGCGAAAGTGAAAGTACAAGTAAATCGGCAAGCGAAAGTTTAAGCACATCGACAAGCAAGTCAGCAAGTACGTCAATAAGCAATAGCGAATCACTAAGCAACAGCGAATCACTAAGCAACAGTGAATCATTGAGCAACAGTGAATCATTAAGCAATAGTGAGTCATTAAGCAATAGTGAGTCATTAAGCAATAGTGAGTCATTAAGTAACAGCGAATCATTAAGCAACAGTGAATCATTAAGCAATAGCGAGTCGTTAAGTAATAGCGAATCATTGAGCAATAGCGAATCGTTAAGCAACAGTGAGTCAACAAGTAAATCAGCAAGCACGTCAATAAGCAACAGTGAGTCATTAAGCAATAGTGAATCATTGAGTAACAGTGAATCGTTGAGTAACAGCGAATCATTAAGCAACAGTGAATCGTTGAGTAATAGTGAATCACTAAGCAACAGTGAATCACTAAGCAACAGTGAATCATTAAGCAATAGTGGATCATTAAGTAACAGTGAGTCATTAAGCAATAGCGAATCATTGAGCAACAGTGAATCGTTAAGCAATAGCGAATCATTGAGTAACAGTGAGTCATTAAGCAATAGTGAGTCATTAAGTAATAGTGAGTCATTAAGTAATAGTGAGTCATTAAGTAATAGTGAGTCATTAAGTAATAGTGAGTCATTAAGTAATAGTGAGTCATTAAGTAACAGCGACTCGTTGAGTAACAGTGAATCGTTGAGTAATAGTGAGTCATTGAGTAATAGTGAGTCGTTAAGTAACAGTGAATCGTTAAGCAATAGTGAATCATTGAGCAACAGCGAATCACTAAGCAACAGTGAATCATTAAGTAACAGTGAATCGTTAAGCAATAGTGAATCATTGAGCAACAGCGAATCACTAAGCAACAGTGAATCATTAAGTAAATCAGCAAGCACGTCAATAAGCAATAGCGAATCGTTAAGCAACAGCGAATCATTGAGTAATAGTGAGTCAATGAGCAATAGTGAGTCATTAAGTAATAGTGAATCAATGAGTAATAGCGAGTCACTAAGCAACAGTGAGTCATTAAGTAATAGCGAATCAATGAGTAATAGCGAATCATTAAACAATAGTGAGTCATTAAGCAATAGTGAGTCATTAAGCAATAGTGAGTCATTAAGCAATAGTGAGTCATTAAGCAATAGTGAGTCATTAAGCAATAGTGAATCGTTGAGTAATAGCGAATCATTGAGTAACAGTGAATCATTGAGTAACAGTGAATCATTGAGTAACAGTGAATCATTGAGTAACAGTGAATCATTGAGTAACAGTGAATCATTGAGTAACAGTGAATCATTGAGTAACAGTGAATCGTTGAGTAACAGCGAATCATTAAGCAACAGTGAATCGTTGAGTAATAGTGAATCATTAAGTAATAGTGAGTCGTTAAGCAACAGCGAATCACTAAGCAACAGTGAATCATTAAGCAACAGTGAATCATTGAGTAACAGTGAATCATTGAGTAATAGTGAGTCATTGAGTAACAGCGAATCGTTGAGTAACAGTGAATCATTAAGCAACAGTGAGTCGTTGAGTAATAGTGAGTCGCACAGCAACAGTGAGTCATTAAGTAATAGCGAATCAATGAGTAATAGCGAATCATTGAGTAACAGTGAATCATTGAGTAACAGTGAATCATTGAGTAACAGTGAATCATTGAGTAACAGTGAATCATTGAGTAACAGTGAATCATTGAGTAACAGTGAATCATTGAGTAACAGTGAATCATTGAGTAACAGTGAATCATTGAGTAACAGTGAATCATTGAGTAACAGTGAATCATTGAGTAACAGTGAATCATTGAGTAACAGTGAATCATTGAGTAACAGTGAATCATTGAGTAACAGTGAATCGTTGAGTAACAGCGAATCATTAAGCAACAGTGAATCGTTGAGTAATAGTGAATCATTAAGTAATAGTGAGTCGTTAAGCAACAGCGAATCACTAAGCAACAGTGAATCATTAAGCAACAGTGAATCATTAAGCAACAGTGAATCATTGAGTAACAGTGAATCATTGAGTAATAGTGAGTCATTGAGTAACAGCGAATCGTTGAGCAACAGTGAATCGTTGAGTAATAGTGAGTCATTAAGCAACAGTGAGTCATTAAGCAACAGTGAGTCATTAAGCAATAGTGAATCATTGAGTAATAGTGAGTCATTAAGCAATAGCGAATCACTAAGCAACAGTGAATCATTAAGCAACAGTGAATCATTGAGTAACAGTGAATCATTGAGTAACAGTGAATCACTAAGCAACAGTGAATCACTAAGCAACAGTGAATCATTAAGCAATAGTGGATCATTAAGTAACAGTGAGTCATTAAGCAATAGCGAATCATTGAGCAACAGTGAATCATTGAGTAACAGCGAATCATTGAGTAATAGTGAATCATTGAGTAATAGTGAGTCATTGAGTAATAGTGAGTCGTTAAGTAACAGTAAATCATTAAGCAACAGCGAATCATTAAGTAATAGTGAGTCGCACAGCAACAGTGAGTCATTAAGTAATAGTGAATCATTGAGTAATAGTGAGTCATTGAGTAACAGCGACTCGTTGAGTAACAGTGAGTCGTTAAGCAACAGTGAGTCATTAAGTAACAGCGAATCATTAAGCAATAGTGAATCATTGAGCAATAGTGAGTCATTGAGCAATAGTGAGTCGTTAAGCAACAGTGAATCATTAAGCAACAGCGAGTCGCTCAGCAACAGTGAATCATTGAGCAACAGTGAATCATTGAGCAACAGTGAATCATTGAGCAACAGTGAGTCATTAAGTAACAGCGAATCAATAAGCAATAGCGAATCATTAAGCAATAGTGAATCAATAAGCAATAGCGAATCAATGAGTAATAGCGAATCATTAAGTAACAGTGAGTCGTTAAGCAACAGCGAATCAATGAGTAATAGTAATAGCGAATCACTAAGTAATAGTGAATCATTAAGTAATAGTGAGTCGCACAGCAATAGCGAATCGCTTAGCAACAGTGAGTCGTTAAGCAACAGTGAATCATTAAGTAACAGCGAATCGTTGAGTAATAGCGAATCATTAAGTAACAGTGAGTCGTTAAGCAACAGCGAATCAATGAGTAATAGCGAATCACTAAGTAATAGTGAATCATTAAGTAATAGTGAGTCGCACAGCAATAGCGAATCGCTTAGCAACAGTGAGTCGTTAAGCAACAGTGAATCATTAAGTAACAGCGAATCGTTGAGTAATAGCGAATCATTAAGTAACAGTGAGTCGTTAAGCAACAGCGAATCAATGAGTAATAGCGAATCACTAAGTAATAGTGAATCATTAAGTAATAGTGAGTCGCACAGCAATAGCGAATCGCTTAGCAACAGTGAGTCGTTAAGCAACAGTGAATCATTAAGTAACAGCGAATCAATGAGCAACAGCGACTCGTTGAGTAATAGTGAGTCATTAAGTAACAGTGAGTCGTTAAGCAACAGTGAATCATTAAGTAACAGCGAATCAATGAGCAACAGCGACTCGTTGAGTAATAGTGAGTCATTAAGTAACAGCGACTCGTTGAGTAACAGTGAATCGTTGAATAATAGCGAATCATTAAGTAATAGTGGATCATTAAGCAATAGTGAATCATTAAGTAATAGTGAGTCGTTAAGTAATAGTGAATCATTGAGCAATAGTGAGTCAATGAGCAATAGTGAGTCAATGAGCAATAGTGAGTCAATGAGCAATAGTGAGTCATTAAGTAATAGCGAATCAATGAGTAACAGCGAGTCATTAAGCAATAGTGGATCATTAAGCAACAGCGACTCGTTGAGCAACAGCGACTCGTTGAGCAATAGTGAGTCATTAAGCAATAGTGAATCGTTGAGCAATAGTGAGTCAATGAGTAATAGTGAGTCATTAAGCAATAGCGAGTCATTAAGCAATAGCGAGTCATTAAGTAATAGTGAATCATTGAGTAATAGCGAGTCACTAAGCAACAGTGGGTCATTAAGTAACAGCGAATCATTGAGCAATAGTGAGTCATTAAGCAACAGTGGATCATTGAGTAATAGCGAATCATTGAGTAATAGCGAATCATTGAGTAATAGTGAATCAATAAGCAATAGTGACTCGTTGAGTAATAGCGACTCGTTGAGTAACAGCGAATCATTAAGCAACAGCGACTCGCTCAGCAACAGGGAATCACTAAGCAACAGCGAATCGTTGAGTAATAGTGAGTCAATGAGTAATAG
This window contains:
- a CDS encoding KxYKxGKxW signal peptide domain-containing protein produces the protein MTRKTREFNKSLREEKARVKLYKSGKNWVKAGLKEIQLLKMLGLSFVTDKVDKEQNDKTNVGTLIKDNALKTTAITGGLFTVNMLHDHQALAASETPVTSELAMNSQTVGDQTSVVIQQSQSTVESEQPSEASESQIASDSQTSEESEVMTSESTSAESEKVDSENQASLSESESKSLSQSENEKASQSTSVYQSQLETTNKDITSEKIQTSEQKVASSTMQVALNNSTTAEVTTSQSTSTSQAIKTQIQNLSGSAFRSMNYSLSRAATTVPTEQVFIGTGYDTVFKLPVYYHLKVTSDGKNMTFQYTVSYDNPNTATIEKPNPLVSTRQAVATSLDSIYPMLSLGNAYGSPTTAQNGYTTGFNGTYLSRPPVSNPAVNLDQKTGDYWWDTQAMGGTQVNNGYGQTTTITVPINNPSGDTTWTFKPFAAQDGSLYAVNNYFKDTVTGTEPVSSTSQSQSLQESESKASTSRSVSTSVSQANSQSASTSLVNSQSASTSQSIAGSQSASTSKVNSESISASTSKSASTSIANSQSESASVSKSASTSLANSQSESASASKSASTSKLASESLSTSTSKSTSVSESESVSVSKSTSLSESESTSTSKSASLSTSTSTSKSASTSLANSQSESASASKSVSTSLANSQSESVSTSKSSSTSLVNSQSTSASTSKSASTSLANSQSESASVSKSASTSLANSQSESTSTSKSASTSKSASESLSTSTSKSASTSVSNSESESASKLASESVSTSTSKSASESLSTSTSKSASTSVANSQSESASVSKSASTSLVNSQSASTSKSSSESLSTSTSKSASTSLSNSQSESVSKSTSLSESVSMSKSVSTSLVNSQSESASVSKSASTSLVNSQSTSASVSKSASTSVANSQSESASVSKSASTSIANSQSESTSKSASESISTSTSKSASTSVSNSESESTSKLTSESISTSTSKSASTSVSNSQSESTSKSASESISTSTSKSASTSVSNSESESTSKSASESVSVSTSKSASTSVSNSESESTSKSASESLSTSTSKSASTSISNSESLSNSESLSNSESLSNSESLSNSESLSNSESLSNSESLSNSESLSNSESLSNSESLSNSESLSNSESLSNSESTSKSASTSISNSESLSNSESLSNSESLSNSESLSNSESLSNSESLSNSESLSNSESLSNSGSLSNSESLSNSESLSNSESLSNSESLSNSESLSNSESLSNSESLSNSESLSNSESLSNSESLSNSESLSNSDSLSNSESLSNSESLSNSESLSNSESLSNSESLSNSESLSNSESLSNSESLSNSESLSNSESLSNSESLSKSASTSISNSESLSNSESLSNSESMSNSESLSNSESMSNSESLSNSESLSNSESMSNSESLNNSESLSNSESLSNSESLSNSESLSNSESLSNSESLSNSESLSNSESLSNSESLSNSESLSNSESLSNSESLSNSESLSNSESLSNSESLSNSESLSNSESLSNSESLSNSESLSNSESLSNSESLSNSESLSNSESLSNSESLSNSESLSNSESLSNSESHSNSESLSNSESMSNSESLSNSESLSNSESLSNSESLSNSESLSNSESLSNSESLSNSESLSNSESLSNSESLSNSESLSNSESLSNSESLSNSESLSNSESLSNSESLSNSESLSNSESLSNSESLSNSESLSNSESLSNSESLSNSESLSNSESLSNSESLSNSESLSNSESLSNSESLSNSESLSNSESLSNSESLSNSESLSNSESLSNSESLSNSESLSNSESLSNSESLSNSESLSNSESLSNSGSLSNSESLSNSESLSNSESLSNSESLSNSESLSNSESLSNSESLSNSKSLSNSESLSNSESHSNSESLSNSESLSNSESLSNSDSLSNSESLSNSESLSNSESLSNSESLSNSESLSNSESLSNSESLSNSESLSNSESLSNSESLSNSESLSNSESLSNSESISNSESLSNSESISNSESMSNSESLSNSESLSNSESMSNSNSESLSNSESLSNSESHSNSESLSNSESLSNSESLSNSESLSNSESLSNSESLSNSESMSNSESLSNSESLSNSESHSNSESLSNSESLSNSESLSNSESLSNSESLSNSESLSNSESMSNSESLSNSESLSNSESHSNSESLSNSESLSNSESLSNSESMSNSDSLSNSESLSNSESLSNSESLSNSESMSNSDSLSNSESLSNSDSLSNSESLNNSESLSNSGSLSNSESLSNSESLSNSESLSNSESMSNSESMSNSESMSNSESLSNSESMSNSESLSNSGSLSNSDSLSNSDSLSNSESLSNSESLSNSESMSNSESLSNSESLSNSESLSNSESLSNSESLSNSGSLSNSESLSNSESLSNSGSLSNSESLSNSESLSNSESISNSDSLSNSDSLSNSESLSNSDSLSNRESLSNSESLSNSESMSNSESMSNSESMSNSESMSNSESMSNSESMSNSESLSNSESLSNSESLSNSESLSNSESLSNSESLSNSESMSMSTSVSDSTSASTSMSTSLSESESASLSMSASLSESESVSESTSVSESDSASISASASLSESTSISESNSASMSTSASTSMSTSMSVSVSNSTSMSTSTSTSMNGSMSTSTSTSMNTSESMSQSQATHSTSMTDSAKGELPETGQATSDNNYGLMGGVAALLAGLGLFRKSKKGQNKEQSK